From the Pseudopipra pipra isolate bDixPip1 chromosome 22, bDixPip1.hap1, whole genome shotgun sequence genome, one window contains:
- the UBXN10 gene encoding UBX domain-containing protein 10, with protein sequence MATVAFLDTALAQLCFPPSTAALLWASTVTMHVTRPKSAKGRRRPSFSHPQDVEACPCQVPSSPPAASPRGLASSQRAPLTKLAFPPTQVSPEEIPELLQQVPLKTSSSLNKYRVLPSIGWKGVGSNAMEALAQQTDRLEVSEGQKNTLKFSKTLSGEQGSGSTLSGSDVPAEESSHMHCPPEKWGRKMRQESPSMSPLSLEEPHVLLAVRSPSGQRFEHHFKPSDSLLTVLAMAGQKLLANYQHCSIETMEVPRRSFSDLTKSLHECGILHKSVLCIRQDKQHDAADL encoded by the coding sequence ATGGCCACAGTGGCTTTCCTGGACACAGCACTagctcagctctgcttccctccGAGCACAGCCGCTCTCCTGTGGGCCAGCACTGTCACCATGCACGTCACCAGGCCCAAATCTGCCAAGGGACGCAGAAGGCCAAGCTTCAGCCACCCTCAGGATGTGGAAGCCTGTCCATGCCAAGTGCCTTCTTCCCCACCGGCAGCCTCTCCTCGGGGATTAGCGAGCAGCCAGAGAGCACCACTCACAAAACTGGCGTTCCCACCCACTCAGGTGTCTCCTGAGGAAATCCCGGAGCTCCTGCAGCAAGTGCCTCTGAAGACCTCCTCTTCCCTGAACAAGTACCGGGTGCTCCCCTCCATTGGCTGGAAGGGCGTAGGGAGCAATGCCATGGAAGCGCTGGCTCAACAGACCGACCGGCTGGAAGTGAGTGAGGGGCAGAAGAACACTCTGAAATTCAGCAAAACTCTGTCTGGAGAACAGGGATCTGGCAGTACACTGTCAGGAAGCGATGTTCCCGCTGAGGAGAGCTCCCACATGCACTGTCCCCCTGAGAAGTGGGGAAGGAAAATGAGGCAGGAGAGCCCTTCCATGTCCCCTCTAAGCTTAGAAGAGCCCCACGTGCTGCTCGCGGTCCGGTCTCCCTCTGGCCAGAGGTTTGAGCACCACTTCAAACCCTCTGACAGTCTCCTGACAGTCCTTGCCATGGCAGGACAGAAATTGTTGGCCAACTACCAACACTGCAGCATTGAAACGATGGAAGTCCCCCGGAGGAGCTTCTCTGACCTTACAAAGTCCCTCCACGAATGTGGGATCCTCCACAAGTCGGTGCTGTGCATTCGACAGGACAAGCAGCACGATGCAGCAGATCTTTAG